A region of the Polynucleobacter sp. MWH-Braz-FAM2G genome:
ATGAGCAACTTACAAAATCCCCCCGCCTTGAATTCAACTAGCCCACTGGGGTTTTGGGATGATGCTATCGGCATTTTATCCCGCGAACTGTCACCCCAACAGTTTAAAACGTGGATTCAGCCCCTTACTTTGATGTCTTTTATTGAAAGTGATGACTCACTAACAATAGGTGCTCCAAACCGATTTAAGCTCGACTGGATTAAAAAAACATTTGCTGACCGCTTTCAAGAGTTGGCTGCCCAGTATTTTGGGCGCCCCATTAATATAGATTTCACATTAGCGATTGAGCCAACAAGCCCGACCATCGCCACTCCAAACATCACCTCAGAAACAGCCCCACAACAACCTTCTGACGATGTAGCCGAACCTAGTATTTCAGTGGATGAGAGCACTTTTGAGATTGAAGACCACTCAAAATTAAACCCCAACTTAACGTTTGAAACTTTTGTAACTGGTAAGGCCAATCAATTAGCAAGAGCCGCGTCAATTCAGGTTGCTCATAACCCAGGAACATCTTATAACCCAATGTTTTTGTATGGCGGGGTGGGTTTAGGCAAGACCCACCTGATCCACGCGATAGGTAATCACCTATTAAAAGACAAACCAAACGCCAGAATTCGCTACATCCATGCAGAACAATATGTATCTGACGTTGTGCGCGCCTATCAGCAAAAAGCATTTGATCGATTTAAGCGCTACTACCACTCCTTAGATCTGTTGTTAATTGACGATATTCAGTTTTTTAGCGGTAAATCTAGAACACAGGAAGAGTTCTTTTACGCCTTTGAGGCTTTGTTAAGCAATAAATCTCAAGTCATTATTACTAGTGATACCTACCCCAAAGAAATGTCGGGAATAGACGACCGCCTCATTTCACGCTTCGACTCTGGATTGACGGTTGCAATTGAACCGCCTGAGCTAGAAATGCGGGTTGCCATCTTGATGAAAAAAGCAATAAGTGAAGGCATTCCAATGAGTGAGGATGTCGCATTCTTTGTTGCAAAACATCTTCGTTCGAATGTACGCGAGCTTGAGGGTGCTTTAAGGAAAATTTTGGCATTTGTACGTTTCCATGGGCGAGAAGTAACAATTGAAGTTGCCAGAACGGCACTAAAAGACTTGCTTTCCATCCAAAACCGCCAGATTTCAGTCGATAACATCCAAAAAGCTGTTGCCGATTTTTACAGCATTAAGGTTGCTGATATGTATTCCAAAAAGCGTCCGGCCAATATTGCTCGGCCACGCCAAATTGCGATGTTTATGGCTAAAGAACTTACCCAAAAAAGTCTTCCTGAAATTGGCGAACTATTTGGGGGTAGAGACCACACAACCGTTTTACATGCTGTTCGTAAGATTTCTGAAGAACGGGCTCATGATGGACAACTAAACCATGAAATCCACGTTATTGAACAAACTTTAAAGGCTTAATTTTTGCCTGTGGGTAAGTGTGTGGATAACCCTAGGGATAAGTTTGGGGATTTGATGTGGATAAATTGTGGAAAGACTCATGTTCATGCAAAAATAGGGTATTGATTAAAAGTTATCCCCTTTTTATGCACGCTTTATACAAAAGTTTTCCACAGGTTTTTTAGTCTTTAATGTGTTGTTTTATAAAGGGTTTTTGACTTATCCACGGAATTTCAAGCCCTTATTACTATTACTACTAAGATATATACAAGGATTTAAAAGCAATGCAACTCGTTAACACTTCACGCGATAGCCTACTAAAACCACTTCAGGTTGTTAGTGGAATTGTTGAACGTAGACACACACTTCCTATCTTGGCAAATTTGTTGTTTAAAAAGGTAGGTGAAAAGGTCTCATTAATCTCAACAGATATTGAGATCCAAATTACAACTAATGCAAATTTTGGTGTTGGGTCTGAGGATGTCACAACTACAGTTGCAGCAAGAAAGCTTTTAGATATTTTGCGTGCTCTTCCAGAGGGTCCGGTGTCGTTAAATTTAAAAGACAATCGTATGGTTGTTCAAAGCGGTAAAAGTCGATTCTCTTTGCAAACACTTTCA
Encoded here:
- the dnaA gene encoding chromosomal replication initiator protein DnaA, yielding MSNLQNPPALNSTSPLGFWDDAIGILSRELSPQQFKTWIQPLTLMSFIESDDSLTIGAPNRFKLDWIKKTFADRFQELAAQYFGRPINIDFTLAIEPTSPTIATPNITSETAPQQPSDDVAEPSISVDESTFEIEDHSKLNPNLTFETFVTGKANQLARAASIQVAHNPGTSYNPMFLYGGVGLGKTHLIHAIGNHLLKDKPNARIRYIHAEQYVSDVVRAYQQKAFDRFKRYYHSLDLLLIDDIQFFSGKSRTQEEFFYAFEALLSNKSQVIITSDTYPKEMSGIDDRLISRFDSGLTVAIEPPELEMRVAILMKKAISEGIPMSEDVAFFVAKHLRSNVRELEGALRKILAFVRFHGREVTIEVARTALKDLLSIQNRQISVDNIQKAVADFYSIKVADMYSKKRPANIARPRQIAMFMAKELTQKSLPEIGELFGGRDHTTVLHAVRKISEERAHDGQLNHEIHVIEQTLKA